In Methermicoccus shengliensis DSM 18856, a single genomic region encodes these proteins:
- a CDS encoding DUF2240 family protein, with translation MNMSEMKNVIASVFRKVGKPSMGEGEFVLALSFGFGWCSPEAARRFIHSAVSIGLMTREDDVLAPSFDVHAHELPAMYSPSAEVFSSPPKRDVLGEVLRRLSERMERDAVLEEIEHTHGQLKGMVHRQVVALLVAKKHGVDVDDLIDECMHMLLKQPSE, from the coding sequence ATGAATATGAGTGAGATGAAGAACGTGATAGCCAGCGTGTTCAGAAAGGTGGGCAAGCCCTCGATGGGCGAGGGTGAGTTCGTGCTCGCCCTCTCGTTTGGATTTGGGTGGTGCTCCCCAGAAGCCGCCCGCAGGTTCATCCACAGCGCCGTCTCCATTGGGCTGATGACGAGAGAGGACGATGTGCTCGCTCCATCCTTTGATGTGCATGCCCACGAGCTTCCAGCGATGTACTCGCCATCGGCCGAGGTGTTCTCCTCACCACCAAAGAGGGACGTGCTCGGCGAGGTGCTGAGGCGCCTATCGGAGAGGATGGAGAGAGATGCTGTTCTCGAGGAGATAGAGCACACCCATGGGCAGCTCAAGGGGATGGTGCACAGGCAGGTGGTGGCGCTGCTGGTGGCAAAGAAGCACGGGGTGGACGTGGATGACCTGATAGACGAGTGCATGCACATGCTGCTAAAGCAGCCTTCTGAGTAG
- the nifB gene encoding nitrogenase cofactor biosynthesis protein NifB, producing the protein MGSEKYPTADVEGRKVPWDAAQLRKIQEHPCFSEEACHLFGRMHLPVAPKCNIQCNYCVRKFDCVNESRPGVTSRVLTPKEALERTREVLAKHPYIKVVGVAGPGEPLFNEETFETLRLVRDEFPKIHLCLSTNGLLLPERMDEIDTLGVGNITVTLNAVDPAIGEMIYSWVHYHGKTYTGREGAQILLENQLEGLKMAVERKIIVKVNTVLIPTVNDQHVVEISRTIREIGVYMQNIIPLIPQYKFSHLSPPSPEERDRIQRECGKYVKQMKHCRQCRADAIGRLGKDVQDYLFPRGDE; encoded by the coding sequence ATGGGCTCTGAGAAGTATCCCACGGCTGATGTAGAGGGAAGGAAGGTTCCATGGGATGCGGCACAGCTGAGAAAGATTCAGGAGCATCCGTGCTTTTCAGAAGAGGCGTGCCACCTCTTTGGGAGGATGCACCTTCCGGTGGCTCCAAAGTGCAACATCCAGTGCAACTACTGTGTGCGCAAGTTCGACTGTGTGAACGAGAGCCGTCCGGGGGTGACCAGCAGGGTGCTCACCCCGAAGGAGGCGCTGGAGCGCACGAGGGAGGTGCTCGCCAAGCATCCATACATAAAGGTGGTGGGGGTGGCGGGGCCCGGAGAGCCCCTGTTCAACGAGGAGACGTTCGAGACGCTTCGGCTCGTGAGGGATGAGTTCCCCAAGATTCACCTGTGCCTGTCCACCAACGGGCTTCTGCTTCCCGAGAGGATGGATGAGATTGACACCCTTGGCGTGGGCAACATCACCGTGACGCTAAATGCGGTGGACCCCGCCATTGGGGAGATGATATACTCGTGGGTGCACTATCATGGAAAAACGTACACGGGCAGAGAAGGTGCACAGATTCTGCTCGAAAACCAGCTCGAAGGGCTGAAGATGGCAGTGGAGAGGAAAATAATCGTGAAGGTGAACACCGTGCTCATACCCACCGTCAACGACCAGCACGTGGTGGAAATCTCCAGAACAATACGCGAGATTGGGGTGTACATGCAGAACATCATCCCCCTGATTCCCCAGTACAAGTTCTCCCACCTCTCACCGCCGAGCCCAGAGGAGAGGGACCGTATCCAGCGGGAGTGCGGAAAGTACGTCAAGCAGATGAAGCACTGCCGCCAGTGCCGTGCAGACGCCATCGGAAGGCTGGGAAAGGACGTGCAGGACTACCTGTTTCCCAGAGGGGATGAGTAG
- a CDS encoding zinc ribbon domain-containing protein, whose translation MKSSEVCGCRGVRRKRLFRCSCGLQDHADRVASVNIAKRGLIYLKETVYLKETVPPIKRLPALRKVRWVASGLVNSPTPAVAACLSGGSSPS comes from the coding sequence ATGAAATCATCAGAAGTATGCGGGTGTAGAGGAGTAAGAAGAAAGAGGCTTTTCAGATGCAGCTGCGGACTGCAAGACCATGCAGACAGAGTCGCTTCAGTGAACATAGCTAAGAGAGGCTTGATATATCTGAAAGAAACTGTGTATCTGAAAGAAACTGTGCCACCCATCAAAAGACTTCCCGCTTTGAGGAAGGTGAGATGGGTGGCATCGGGGCTCGTGAACAGCCCGACCCCGGCCGTAGCGGCGTGTTTATCTGGGGGAAGCTCACCGTCTTGA
- a CDS encoding M42 family metallopeptidase, whose protein sequence is MEEMYDIVERLSNAHGVSGYEDSVRDIVMELARPYCDDVSVDAMGNVICTRGSGAPSVMVAAHIDEIGLMVKHIEDEGFLRFARLGGWFDQTLLNQRVVVHSDKGDVYGVIGSKPPHVMKEEERKSVVKAEDMFIDVGAKSAEEVEEMGIHVGTPITPDRHVVRLAGNRITGKCFDNRIGVACALYALRLLSEWGVSTRLYLVGTVQEEVGLKGARTSAYQIEPDVALAVDTAIPGDHPGITKKEAPVEIGKGPIIMLVDASGRGLIAHPKVVRWLRECAKRHDIPVQLDVSEGGTTDATAIHLTKGGIPTGCIGIPVRYIHSPVEVADLEDAVHASRLLARAIECVGEYF, encoded by the coding sequence ATGGAGGAGATGTACGACATCGTAGAGAGGCTTTCTAACGCCCATGGGGTGTCAGGCTACGAGGACTCGGTGAGAGACATCGTGATGGAGCTTGCACGCCCCTACTGTGATGACGTGAGTGTGGACGCCATGGGAAACGTGATATGCACGAGGGGCAGTGGAGCTCCATCGGTGATGGTGGCAGCCCACATCGATGAGATAGGGCTCATGGTGAAGCACATAGAAGACGAGGGGTTCTTGCGGTTTGCTCGTCTTGGAGGCTGGTTTGACCAGACACTTCTGAACCAGAGGGTGGTGGTGCACTCCGACAAGGGTGATGTGTATGGAGTGATAGGCTCCAAGCCGCCCCATGTGATGAAGGAGGAGGAGAGAAAGAGCGTGGTGAAGGCAGAGGACATGTTCATCGACGTGGGTGCGAAGAGCGCCGAGGAGGTGGAGGAGATGGGCATTCACGTGGGCACGCCCATCACCCCAGATAGGCACGTGGTGAGGCTTGCGGGCAACAGGATAACTGGCAAGTGCTTTGATAACAGGATAGGGGTGGCGTGTGCCCTGTATGCCCTAAGGCTGCTCTCAGAGTGGGGGGTGAGCACCCGCCTGTACCTCGTGGGCACTGTGCAGGAGGAGGTGGGGCTGAAGGGTGCCAGGACCTCGGCATATCAAATAGAGCCAGATGTGGCGCTTGCGGTGGACACTGCCATACCCGGAGACCACCCGGGCATAACGAAGAAGGAGGCTCCAGTAGAGATTGGCAAGGGGCCCATCATCATGCTGGTGGACGCCTCTGGCAGGGGGCTCATAGCCCACCCAAAGGTGGTAAGGTGGCTCAGGGAGTGTGCGAAAAGACACGACATTCCAGTGCAGCTCGATGTCTCCGAGGGCGGCACCACGGACGCCACCGCCATCCATCTCACCAAAGGAGGGATACCCACGGGATGCATCGGCATTCCCGTGCGCTACATACACTCACCAGTCGAGGTGGCGGACCTCGAGGATGCAGTGCATGCCTCGAGGCTGCTGGCAAGGGCGATTGAGTGTGTGGGTGAATACTTCTAA
- the cgi121 gene encoding KEOPS complex subunit Cgi121, with amino-acid sequence MTHDAMVMGGTANIVDVDETLKRVEAVAGERLVQLFDARYVAGEEHLLSALQKAKRAFEREENISQDIRLEVMLYAAATRQLKRAFEMGIKQGSCSIVVLIEAEDVLELSEKVERVLSLRRDDCVVECSPDKRDVLCEFFDIPEEELSCVGEERLCQLVLERVALLDVEK; translated from the coding sequence ATGACACACGATGCGATGGTGATGGGCGGGACTGCGAATATAGTGGATGTGGACGAGACGCTGAAAAGAGTGGAGGCAGTGGCTGGGGAAAGACTCGTGCAACTCTTTGATGCCAGATATGTGGCGGGAGAGGAGCACCTGCTCTCTGCCCTTCAGAAGGCTAAAAGGGCATTTGAGCGAGAAGAGAACATCTCGCAGGACATCAGGCTCGAGGTGATGCTGTATGCCGCCGCCACAAGACAGCTCAAAAGGGCATTCGAGATGGGCATAAAGCAGGGCTCGTGCAGCATAGTGGTGCTCATCGAGGCAGAGGATGTACTGGAGCTTTCTGAAAAGGTGGAGAGGGTGCTCTCTCTGAGAAGGGACGATTGTGTGGTGGAGTGCTCGCCAGATAAGCGGGATGTGCTGTGCGAGTTCTTCGACATCCCTGAAGAGGAGCTCTCCTGTGTGGGCGAGGAGAGGCTGTGCCAGCTCGTGCTCGAGAGGGTGGCGCTGCTCGACGTGGAGAAGTGA
- a CDS encoding alkaline phosphatase family protein: MRLALALAIALLVAFPPAVAQDLSPQEHKSIVLVILDGVGAYYVMDGLTPHSLSGEPLKKAEVPSYLGKMHAYTVPTMVPKTTQSHAVLFTGCSLAEPETVGFENASIFDVARSEGYRVYAIMQQGDTSEVIAEQDAILYFAEGLKAEDVRVVYSPLAREVGELMEAHALTYDGTEEWVVRCALDVMKSSKEPFLLTINIATCDHAAHVRNLTAYVGAIEHTLRALEPLVSECARRGYVLAITSDHGMAFWSERARGGHASSDYAATPEATTCILYLNEMPQESIRAQQDIAPAILTLAGIHRMPRYADVVSSRSVLEKFREPKRIPAWRVWVGAAMVGAINAMGIVLLRRLL, translated from the coding sequence GTGAGGCTCGCGCTCGCTCTTGCCATAGCTCTTCTTGTGGCTTTTCCACCCGCCGTCGCACAAGACCTCTCCCCACAGGAGCACAAGAGCATTGTGCTCGTGATACTGGATGGGGTGGGGGCGTATTACGTGATGGACGGGCTCACGCCCCACTCCTTGAGTGGAGAGCCGCTGAAAAAGGCAGAGGTTCCGAGCTACCTTGGAAAGATGCACGCATATACCGTGCCCACGATGGTGCCAAAAACCACCCAGTCCCATGCAGTGCTGTTCACGGGCTGCTCGCTGGCAGAGCCAGAGACGGTGGGGTTCGAAAATGCCAGCATATTCGATGTCGCAAGGTCAGAGGGATACCGTGTGTATGCCATCATGCAGCAGGGAGACACCTCCGAGGTCATAGCAGAGCAGGACGCCATATTGTACTTCGCAGAGGGGCTCAAGGCAGAGGACGTGCGCGTGGTGTACTCACCCTTGGCACGTGAGGTGGGTGAGTTGATGGAGGCGCACGCGCTGACATACGATGGCACCGAGGAATGGGTCGTGCGGTGCGCTCTCGACGTGATGAAAAGCTCCAAGGAGCCCTTTTTGCTCACGATAAACATCGCGACGTGCGACCATGCGGCCCATGTGAGAAACCTCACCGCCTATGTTGGAGCGATAGAGCATACGCTAAGGGCGCTGGAGCCGCTGGTTAGTGAGTGTGCCCGCAGAGGGTACGTGCTGGCAATCACATCAGACCATGGGATGGCGTTCTGGAGCGAGAGGGCGAGGGGTGGCCATGCGTCATCTGACTATGCGGCCACCCCTGAGGCGACCACGTGCATACTCTACCTGAACGAAATGCCCCAGGAGAGCATAAGGGCACAGCAGGACATCGCTCCAGCCATTCTCACGCTCGCCGGCATCCATCGGATGCCAAGGTATGCCGACGTGGTGTCCTCAAGGAGCGTGCTCGAGAAATTCAGAGAGCCCAAGCGCATTCCTGCATGGAGGGTGTGGGTGGGTGCAGCCATGGTGGGTGCAATCAACGCCATGGGCATCGTGCTACTCAGAAGGCTGCTTTAG